Below is a window of Desulfobacterales bacterium DNA.
AACTTTTTGGATTGTTCCAAGGGACATATGGCTTGGAACAAGTTCTTCAACAGCTTTTGGAGCATCTTTCGCCAGGTTATCGAGGAGATGTTGAACTTCTTGCCTTCCAAGTAATTCAAAAGCATTGCTTCTTATCATCTCCGTAAGGTGAGTTGCTATTACTGTGGCATTATCAACTACTGTGTAGCCTGCAAATCTTGCATCATCTTCTTTTTCTTGCCGTATCCACAAAGCCGGAAGATTAAAAGCTGGCTCTGTTGTAGGAATACCATCAATTTTTTGAGCAACAGTTCCAGGGTCCATCGCAAGAAGATGATTAACCATTACCTCTCCTTCGCCGACTTCAACGCCCTTTATTAATAAACGATATTGAGCTGGACGAAGTTTGAGATTATCACGAATATGTATAGGCGGTACTATTACTCCCATTTCAGTTGCAAATTGACGTCTTATAGATCTGATTCTATCAAGTAAGGCTCCATTTTGCTGTTTGTCTACAATAGGGATCAATCCATAACCTACCTCAAGCTCCATTCGATCAATATGAAGTAAATGTTCAACCTGTTCAGGACCGCTAAAATCTTTAGCTTCTCTAGCTCTTGCTTCGGCCTCTGCTTTTTTTTGTTCTTCTTCTCCGTCTTCTTCAGGCTTAAAAAAATAAACGATGAAGCTCGTCAAAAGTGCAAGAGTTATAAACGGAATAGTAGGAAGGCCTGGAACAAGACCAAATAAAAATATAACAAATGCTCCAATGTATATAGGATTTGGATTCGAAAAAATATGCTTTCCAAATTCTGTACCCATTTTTTCTTCGGCGCCTGATCGAGAAACAAGAATACCAGCTCCGGTTGATATAATTAAAGCTGGTATCTGACTTACAAGACCATCTCCGATAGTAAGAATAGTATAAGATTCTGCGGCTGAAGTCATCGACATATTTTTTTGAAAAACGCCTATAAAAAAGCCTCCAATAATATTAATAAAAGTTATTATAATTCCAGCTACTGCATCACCACGAACAAATTTACTCGCTCCGTCCATAGCTCCGTAAAATTCGGCTTCTCTTGCAATATTTTTTCTTCTTGTCTTAGCTTCATTTTCGTCAATTAATCCAGCGTTTAAATCGGCATCAATAGCCATTTGCTTACCAGGCATTGCATCTAATGTGAATCTTGCAGCTACTTCTGCTATACGGCCAGAACCTTTTGTGATAACTGTAAAATTTATCAATACTAAAATTATAAATACTATTAGTCCGACAACATAACTTCCACCAACAACAAAGCTTCCAAAAGTCTGTATTATTGCTCCAGCAGCCGATGCTCCTTCGTTGCCTTTAAGTAAGATAAGACGAGTTGATGCTAAATTCAAAGACAGCCTAAATAAAGTCAGCAATAAAAGCACGGATGGAAAAATAGAGAATTCAAGAGGGGACTTCGCATACATAGTTGTAACTAAAATTATTATGGAAACAGTTATATTAAGCGCTAATAAGAAATCTAAAAACATTCCAGGTATAGGCAAAAGCATGGCCATCAATACGCCCATAACTGAAAACACCATTATAATATTTGCTGAATCATCAATAAGGGAGCGAATTACTCCAGTTCTTTCTGCCGCCATACTTTACTCCATTTTTTTTGACGCATACGTCTATTATATGACACTGACTTATTTAAATTTTTTTAAGCATTTACAATTTCGTTATTTTTATTTATAACGTTTTGCCTTTTAACTTATAAACATAAGCTAAAATTTCAGCAACCGCCAAATAAAGGTTTGAAGGAATTTCATCACCTATTTCCACTAACTTATACAAATTTTGGGCCAACTCTTTATTTTCAACTATAGGAACATTATTTTCAGTAGCAATCTGTTTAATGCGTTCAGCAATAAGTCCAGCTCCTTTTGCAAGTATTTTAGGAGCTTCCATTGCAAAAGGGTTATATTTAATTGCGATAGCTAAATGCACAGGGTTTGTCACAACAACGTCTGCTTCAGGAACAGATTGCATCATTCTTCGCCTTGCTGCTTGAAGCTGAATGCTTCTTATTCTTGATTTTACTAATGGATCTCCTTCTGACTGTTTGAATTCTTCCTTTATTTCCTG
It encodes the following:
- the flhA gene encoding flagellar biosynthesis protein FlhA, with the protein product MAAERTGVIRSLIDDSANIIMVFSVMGVLMAMLLPIPGMFLDFLLALNITVSIIILVTTMYAKSPLEFSIFPSVLLLLTLFRLSLNLASTRLILLKGNEGASAAGAIIQTFGSFVVGGSYVVGLIVFIILVLINFTVITKGSGRIAEVAARFTLDAMPGKQMAIDADLNAGLIDENEAKTRRKNIAREAEFYGAMDGASKFVRGDAVAGIIITFINIIGGFFIGVFQKNMSMTSAAESYTILTIGDGLVSQIPALIISTGAGILVSRSGAEEKMGTEFGKHIFSNPNPIYIGAFVIFLFGLVPGLPTIPFITLALLTSFIVYFFKPEEDGEEEQKKAEAEARAREAKDFSGPEQVEHLLHIDRMELEVGYGLIPIVDKQQNGALLDRIRSIRRQFATEMGVIVPPIHIRDNLKLRPAQYRLLIKGVEVGEGEVMVNHLLAMDPGTVAQKIDGIPTTEPAFNLPALWIRQEKEDDARFAGYTVVDNATVIATHLTEMIRSNAFELLGRQEVQHLLDNLAKDAPKAVEELVPSHMSLGTIQKVLQNLVRERVSIRDLLSVVECLSDYSNLTKDPDLLTEYVRQKLARSIVSPFVQKDGIIYVITIEPRLEETLTKNVHHSEHGSYLSIDPGTVDSVMLSVKEESQKIMNMNLQPVILCSPILRRHLKKIVEQISHSITVISHAEVLPNISIKATGKVTIKNGS